A genomic segment from Salvelinus alpinus chromosome 8, SLU_Salpinus.1, whole genome shotgun sequence encodes:
- the fbxo25 gene encoding F-box only protein 25, translated as MPFLGQDWRSPGWSWIKTEDGWKRIEFYGNELRDNNNGIDLEELCDENKENLFTGNVCEVVAKKRKKDFYNNNTKSQFVYQEKWIYVQKESTRERHGYCTLGEAFNRLDFSSATQDIQRFTYVAKLLQLIARSQLPSLSGAAQKNYFNVLEKIVRKVLEDHHNPRRIKELLQDLSSTLCILTRGMGKSVLVGNINIWVCRLETILNWQQQLNNLQIPKQLSNGMTLRDLPLDMQNNILYKFSDACDIINLGQATPTLHMLSEGRHLWKKLCQFHFAEKQFCRHLILSERGHVDWKVMYFTLQKYYPKREQYGDTLHFCRHCSILFWKDSGHPCTANDPDNCLVPVSPQHFIDLFKF; from the exons ATGCCTTTCTTGGGCCAGGACTGGAGGTCGCCAGGATGGAGCTGGATCAAGACCGAGGATGGCTGGAAGAGGATCGAGTTCTATGGAAATGAATTGCGGGACAACAACAACGGAATAGACTTGGAAGA GCTCTGCGATGAAAACAAAGAGAATCTGTTTACTGGAAATGTGTGCGAGGTAGTTGCCAAAAAGAGGAAAAAAGACTtctacaacaacaacaccaaatCACAGT TTGTTTAccaggagaagtggatctatgtTCAGAAGGAGAGCACAAGAGAG AGACATGGATACTGCACGCTAGGGGAAGCCTTCAACCGTCTAGATTTTTCCAGTGCCACTCAGGACATCCAGAGATTTACCTATGTGGCAAAA CTCCTCCAGCTCATAGCCAGGTCTCAGCTCCCGTCCCTCAGTGGAGCAGCTCAGAAGAACTACTTCAACGTGCTGGAGAAGATCGTACGgaagg TTCTGGAGGACCATCATAACCCTCGCCGTATCAAGGAGCTGCTGCAGGACCTGAGCTCCACCCTGTGCATCCTGACCCGGGGCATGGGCAAGTCTGTCCTGGTGGGCAACATCAACATCTGGGTCTGCAGGCTGGAGACCATCCTCAACTGGCAGCAGCAGCTCAACAACCTGCAGATACCCAAG caattGTCCAATGGGATGACGCTGCGTGACCTGCCGCTAGACATGCAGAACAACATCCTGTACAAGTTCTCCGACGCCTGTGACATCATCAACCTGGGACAGGCCACGCCCACCCTTCACATGCTCAGTGAGGGCCGGCACCTGTGGAAGAAGCTGTGCCAGTTTCACTTTGCAGAGAAACAG TTCTGCAGGCATCTGATCTTGTCAGAGAGGGGCCATGTGGACTGGAAGGTCATGTACTTCACCCTACAGAAATACTACCCCAAGAGAGAGCAGTACGGAGACACACTGCACTTTTGCAGACACTGTAGCATCCTCTTCTGGAAG